The following coding sequences are from one Luteolibacter yonseiensis window:
- a CDS encoding DUF1501 domain-containing protein, with the protein MAYSRRQFFRKSGTGLGMAALATLLGQHGMSAAGSIAGMDQMLPQIAPKAKRVIYISLIGAPSQLDLFDYKPDLRKRFKEDLNGYLKAQGQRLTGMTSGQATFPLAPTMFKFNQHGQSGTWISELLPWTAKMADDICVIKSMHTDAINHEPANQLICTGSMQAGKASIGSWLSYGLGSMNEELPSFVVLHATHSSPYSNVQAISSRLWGSGYLPGKFAGVALRSLGDPVLFLDNTPGVSRETRRGMLDGLNELNRRSFSAIGDPEIENRMQQYEMAFRMQSSVPELTDLSGESDNIHRLYGDDSRTRGTFANSAIMARRLMERGVRFVQIFHRGWDQHGNLPRDLASQCKDVDQGCYGLIQDLKQRGMLEDTLVIWGGEFGRTIYSQGNLTETDYGRDHHPRCFSIWMAGGGIKGGQVYGETDEMSYNIVKDPVHIRDLHATILHSLGLQHERLSFKFQGLDQRLTGVEPARVVKGIFA; encoded by the coding sequence ATGGCTTACAGCCGCCGGCAGTTCTTCCGCAAATCCGGAACAGGTCTTGGCATGGCGGCGCTCGCCACACTGCTCGGCCAGCACGGCATGTCCGCCGCAGGGAGCATCGCAGGCATGGATCAAATGTTACCGCAGATCGCACCAAAGGCGAAACGGGTGATCTATATTTCCCTGATCGGCGCTCCCTCGCAGCTCGACCTCTTCGACTACAAACCCGATCTGCGCAAGCGGTTCAAGGAAGACCTGAACGGCTACCTCAAGGCCCAGGGCCAGCGCCTCACCGGCATGACCTCCGGCCAGGCGACATTTCCCCTGGCCCCGACGATGTTCAAGTTCAACCAACACGGCCAGTCCGGCACATGGATCAGCGAACTCCTGCCCTGGACCGCGAAAATGGCGGACGACATCTGCGTCATCAAGTCGATGCACACGGACGCCATCAACCACGAGCCGGCGAACCAGCTCATCTGCACCGGCTCGATGCAGGCGGGAAAGGCGTCCATCGGCTCGTGGCTTTCCTACGGCCTCGGCTCGATGAATGAGGAGCTGCCTTCATTCGTGGTGCTCCATGCCACCCACAGTTCGCCTTACTCGAACGTGCAGGCGATTTCCTCCCGCCTCTGGGGTTCCGGCTACCTGCCGGGAAAATTCGCGGGCGTCGCCCTCCGCTCGCTTGGCGATCCCGTGTTGTTTCTCGACAACACGCCCGGAGTCTCCCGGGAAACCCGCCGGGGCATGCTGGATGGACTGAACGAACTCAACCGCCGTTCCTTCTCCGCCATCGGGGATCCCGAAATCGAGAACCGCATGCAGCAGTATGAAATGGCCTTCCGCATGCAGTCATCGGTCCCGGAACTCACCGATCTTTCGGGGGAATCGGACAACATCCATCGTCTCTATGGCGACGACAGCAGAACCCGCGGCACCTTCGCGAACTCCGCCATCATGGCCCGCCGGTTGATGGAGCGCGGGGTGAGATTCGTCCAGATCTTCCACCGCGGCTGGGACCAGCATGGCAACCTTCCCCGCGACCTCGCCTCCCAGTGCAAGGATGTGGACCAAGGCTGCTACGGCCTCATCCAGGATTTGAAACAACGCGGGATGCTGGAGGACACGCTCGTCATCTGGGGCGGCGAGTTCGGCCGCACCATTTACAGCCAGGGAAATCTCACCGAAACCGACTATGGCCGGGACCATCATCCGCGGTGCTTTTCCATATGGATGGCGGGGGGAGGCATCAAGGGCGGCCAGGTTTACGGTGAGACCGACGAGATGTCCTACAACATCGTCAAGGATCCGGTCCATATCCGGGACCTCCACGCCACGATCCTCCACTCCCTCGGACTCCAGCATGAACGGCTTTCGTTCAAGTTCCAAGGCCTCGACCAACGCCTCACCGGAGTGGAACCCGCGCGGGTGGTGAAAGGGATTTTCGCATGA
- a CDS encoding PQQ-dependent sugar dehydrogenase, producing MPEPLKILLTLAMVACLPTVSRADLQLKITPAYPALSFDDNATALAITPGKNPRAVVAFQRGQIRVLPEDKDSADAPLFLDLREKMREETGFEEGLHGLAFHPSFATERRVFVCYSQRDPRRTVLSEFKVPAEGPLRADPASEQVLLDLPHPIGNHWGGGIAFGPDGYLYISIGDGGVRDDPYRLGQNLWTLHGKILRIDINGRTSFQPYKIPPDNPFVDKQEIRDEIWATGFRNPWGMSFDKVTGTLWCGDVGQDAWEEVNLVKAGGNYGWSEREGPARFEARANAPQENTTFIDPIHSYAHSEGISVTGGFVYRGKRFRGLKGSYLFGDWGTGIIWSLSWNPKDGTAIGTKPVYTTTPDGIRFNPTVIAADAAGEPLFFSHSPSIIYTLADSLLADAEISEDAQVEEPPTPEDATELPGDPETTEGES from the coding sequence ATGCCAGAACCCTTAAAGATTTTATTGACCCTTGCGATGGTGGCGTGCCTTCCAACTGTTTCCCGGGCGGATCTCCAGTTGAAAATCACTCCGGCTTATCCGGCGCTGTCATTTGATGACAATGCGACGGCGCTGGCGATCACTCCGGGGAAAAATCCACGTGCCGTCGTCGCGTTCCAACGCGGCCAGATCCGCGTGCTGCCTGAGGACAAGGACTCGGCGGATGCGCCGTTGTTTCTCGATCTGCGGGAAAAGATGCGCGAGGAAACCGGATTTGAAGAAGGGCTGCACGGGCTCGCGTTCCATCCGTCATTTGCGACCGAGAGACGGGTTTTTGTCTGCTATTCCCAGAGGGATCCGAGGCGGACGGTGTTGAGCGAGTTCAAGGTTCCTGCGGAGGGTCCCCTCCGGGCGGATCCCGCTTCCGAACAGGTCCTGCTGGATCTCCCGCATCCGATCGGCAACCACTGGGGTGGTGGCATCGCCTTTGGTCCGGACGGTTACCTCTACATCAGCATCGGAGACGGCGGCGTCCGTGACGATCCTTACCGGCTGGGCCAGAACCTGTGGACCCTGCATGGAAAAATCCTGCGGATCGACATCAACGGCAGGACCAGTTTCCAGCCCTACAAGATTCCGCCCGACAATCCTTTCGTCGATAAACAGGAGATCCGCGACGAGATCTGGGCCACGGGTTTCCGCAATCCTTGGGGCATGTCCTTCGACAAGGTCACGGGCACGTTGTGGTGTGGCGATGTGGGGCAGGATGCCTGGGAAGAGGTCAATCTGGTGAAGGCGGGAGGGAACTACGGCTGGAGCGAGCGGGAGGGCCCGGCACGTTTTGAAGCCCGGGCTAACGCACCGCAGGAAAACACGACATTCATCGACCCGATCCACAGCTACGCGCATTCCGAGGGAATCAGCGTCACCGGAGGTTTTGTTTATCGGGGGAAACGGTTCCGGGGATTGAAAGGGAGTTATTTGTTCGGCGATTGGGGGACCGGCATCATCTGGTCCCTGTCTTGGAATCCGAAGGATGGCACGGCCATCGGCACCAAACCGGTTTATACCACCACTCCGGACGGCATTCGCTTCAATCCGACCGTGATCGCGGCGGACGCGGCGGGAGAGCCGTTGTTTTTCTCACACAGTCCGTCGATCATTTACACCTTGGCGGACTCCCTGCTCGCGGATGCTGAAATTTCCGAAGACGCCCAGGTCGAAGAGCCTCCTACTCCGGAAGATGCGACCGAACTGCCGGGTGACCCGGAAACCACCGAAGGCGAGTCATGA